Within Zootoca vivipara chromosome 10, rZooViv1.1, whole genome shotgun sequence, the genomic segment ACAGTTATACATGATTTTTGTAAGTTTGTAATAAAACAATGTGAAAAGGCAGTAgtaaaagttttctttttcttcaaaagGCAGCAGCTTGTAAAATAAATAGCTACCCTTTTGCGTTTGGACAATAGCTGCATAAACTTTGTTCACTTTGAACAATTGTTTAATAACATTATTAATACATTAGCGAAGTTTCTATAAAAAAGTAAGACACGTCGGTGCTAAAGTACATCCGGAGGCATTTCCAAGTCCTTTACAAAACCACATGACAAAAACATGGCAGTTGTAAGGTCATTTTGACTACGCATTTAGATATGAAGAGGTAATAAGCATTACATATCCTTTAAAAAGTTATCAAGATATACACATTTTAAACCATTTGTACAAAAAAGTCTATAAATTTCTCTGTCTCTTATATACAAAAATAGCTTAATATATCCCCAAAACTGGTTAGGATTGATACAAAtagatatttttttatataataaaaagtTCACAAGAAAAAATTGGAAGCATCTTATGATGGGGATGGTAGGAAGGAAGTGGATGAAGGAGAGAGAGACGTCAGAGGATTCTTTGAATACAGCATAGTTTTGATTTTCAAAATCTCCACAAGTACTAGGCAACAGGAGTGTCCTTTGCATACTTATTtaagagcaagtcccactgaatctaGTAAGCATACACAGGATTCGTCTGAACAGCTGCAGTCCTAAAGCCATATACTTGggaagaagtcccactgaatgctgtggggcttccttctgagtaagtatgctaggattgcactgtgtttTGTATCCAGAAAGCTGCAAGTGAAACAGTCTTTCCAAAAGAAGCAATACTGTATTATTTCAACAAAACGGGAAGCTCATTGCTCTGTTGAAGATGTATATGATGTATATAGGCAGTGTTGTTTAACTTTGGGGGTACTGAATAGGCAGATTGTTGCTCTTGGGCCTCCTGTTGCTACCAAGCCCATtgtgcagcctgatcctatgcatgtgaATGTCACTAAGGCTGCACGCTTATCTGGGAGTAGTTGAGTCCCATTCTGTTAAATGGGGctaacttccaagtaaacatacatagaaTTGGGCTGCATGTCTCTTCAAAACAGCCTGGAGTGCAAAGGCAGAATCAGGGAGTGCTTCCGGTTTCTTGCAAATGCAGTCAAACTCATTCTGTGCTTCACTGTCTtgacttttcttcctttccataATGGGAAGAAAACAGATGCAACCGTTTTCCAGCAAGTCCTGTAACAACATAAGGAGAGAGAGGTCAGCATTAAGGCTTAATCCAAGTTTGTGACAAGGACACAATTGCTTTTGGCATGCCAGCTCCATTAAGTGATCATTCTGCTCAGAAAGGCACACCCGCTTCACAGCAAGGCCTACAATTCTGTTACGTTGAATTATTTGGATTTAACTCAAAGATGCTTCTGAGTAAATTATTCGGGACTGCAGTGTAGATCCCAGTGACTTCAATGGGTACAATTCCCAAGTCCTGAACACGCTTACAGTAGTGCATATTAACTCACAAAAAGTCCCATTATGATAAATGGGGCTTCTTCCCCAGAAAGTGTGCGTAAGGCTTCAGTCCTAAATCTTACTAGagagaaagtcccactgaacagTGGCACAGATCCCACTAGACTGGACTGCATTTAAGATTTAGTAATCACAGTCACACTGGCGTGATGGacctcaaggcagtgtacatagTACTGCCcaagcagtctcccatccaggcactggctAGACATGGGATCTAGGTGATCTCACACAGTGTCCCTTGACCACAGTCCTAGTCCTGTTAGCTTCCACAGAACTGGCATCCAGACATATTTGGAATGAAGCCCCATTAAGAGTTTTATATCATAATATAGGTCTATTGGCCCTCTCATGGGACATAGCAGGAAGTTAAACCAATGGAATATTCTTCTGAGCTATTATTATTTTGAGTACCAATTGGCAGCAATCCAAGTGTGCTGGCTTACGGTTTATCATGGTTTTGTTGCTGCTCTTTAGTGTTTTGATTCATATAGACAAAATATCATTGTGATATACATCAGATGGtgaatgggaaataaataaataaataaaagttaaggGCAGTATTGACCTAGCTGCTCAGTGAGATCCCAGTTGAAGGCTACAAACCGTTTTCCAGGCCTACTGCATATTAGGCATTTTGTTGACTACAGAAGCCCAAACTTGGAATCAGACTATGTAATACACAAGCCACTTAGGCCAGTGTTGTCTCACTGGCAGATCCTACTAAAGTTGACCACTACACTGACTTCCAGAAGTACTTCTGGAGCACTTGGTTATTTGCAGTTTTGTAATTACCGTAAATAGGGCCAGTCCAAAGTAGattccacctccccaccccccaatagggCACTCAGAATGTATCTCAGTATTGAACATTgaataaagagagaaaaagaaaagagaagcatAGGCACCCTACACTCCATTTGCCATGGACCAAGAGGGCTCTTTTTTCACCTGGTGCCCAAGTAGGGCAAGTGGTCCATGGACTGCAACCTACCACTCTGGAGATAagccactgagctcagtgggacacAGGTCACTCAACTCCCATCAATTTTAATGAGACTGTGTCCTCCACTCCTAAGCGCTTGTTAGGTGCATTTGCACATGCTTGTCCTTCCCCTGTCAAATTTGTTTTGATTGTAACCTCCTTGGGGCAGCGGCCTTGCCTTTCCTCACTCCGACGAGTGCCACGTGCACTGATTGTAATGGAAAAATAGTCAGTAtaaagcatgaggctcttaatcacaggattgtgggttcaagtcccaccttgggcaaaacgATCCCTGCAGTGCAGaggcgggttgggctagatgaccctctgggtcccccttccaactctatggttctatgcagggggttgcactaatgacccttggggtctcgtCCAGCTCTAAGGTTCTAGAAAAGAACAAACCCTTCTTCCTTTACAACCTGCCAGCAACGGAGCCCCGCCAcgaccccctccccactcccccccccggaGAAGCTGCTTCAGCCAAACCCACCTGCTGCCAAGCCAGCGCCAAGAGGGCCTCCGGGGCCTCTCAGAACCAGTTGGTGAAGTCTAGGAGCTCCTGCTCTTCGGGGCTGAGGGGATCGTAGGACCCTTCGTCCGAGGAGTAGGAGGAGACGGGCGAGCCCGCCATGGAGTTCATGTCGTTGGGGTAATTGGGGGAGATGGTGGGCGAGAGGACGCCCGCCTGGAAGGCGGCGCTGACGGCGTCGTGCTCGTCGAGCAGCTGCTGCAGGGCCCGGATATACTCGACGGCCGAGCGCAGCGTCTCCACTTTGCTCATCTTCTTGTTGGCGGCGCCGTTGGGGACGTGCTCGCGCAGCGTGGCGAAGCCCAGGTTGACCAGCTTCACGCGGTTCCTCTCGCGCTCGTTTCGCCGCGCCACCGCCGCCGGCTGCTGCTGAGGGAGGCTGTAGCCGAAGCCGCTGAAGTTGAGGCGCCGCTTGCAGCGCATCAACTCCGGCGACGACGAGCGAGGGCGCTTCACCTGCGGCTGCGACAGGGGCTTCGGCGCAGCCGCAACAGGCGCTTTGACGCCGCCGGGAGAGGACTGGTGCTGCGGGTGGCCCGCCGACGCcgggctgagctgctgctgctgctgctgctgctgctgctgctgctgctgctgctgctgctgctgctgctgctgctgcacgctcTGTGAAGCCGCAACTGCAGCCGCCGCTGCGGCCGCCGCGAAGAAGCAGGCGGGCTGCAGGAAAGGCGCGGTAGGCGGCGGCTGGCTGGCGATGCTGTCCATCTTGGTGGGGCTGGCGCTGGCCATTGGGCGGCCGCAGGGACGAGGAAAGGCGCGAGGCTTTTGCTGGCTTGAGGCGCGGGAAGGAgaatttggtttcttttttttaaaaaaaaaagaaagaaaagaaagggaaaagaaaaagaagggggaaaaggctTGCGGGTGTAGAGAGCGCGAACGAGCTCAGATGGCACCGCTGGCTttgcctcctcccctttctttggaACCGAGGGAGGCTCGTGGCGCTCGCGTGTGCTCAGCCCGCTTCGCCAAACCTCTTTTGCCAAAAACGTCCAGAGATTGTGTCTCTTATAAGGGGCGGCCGGAGCTGGGCTCGCTGTTGCGCCCCCCCCCGCTCGCCCCACGGCCGCCGCCTTTTCTCTtcacaccctccccccacccccgcgcgctcgctcgctcgcgccGCCTCCTATCGCtgcctctacacacacacacacacgctcgcACGCTCGCTCTGTGCACCTTGCGCCTTCCACACTCCCCGACTTTGCAATGAGTGGCCGCGAGTCGTGGAAGTGCTGCCCGTCTTTTCATGACCGGAATTGGTGTTGGTGTGTAAGAATTAGATGGGAAAAAAAGCACAACACACaggggcgcgcgcgcgcacacacacacacgagcaaaCCCCCGCACACACGCGTGCACGCGCGCTGGACCCAACTCCGCCTCCtctcccgctccccccccccgctccgctTGCAAGGTTTGTTGTTGCAAGTGCGTGCGCCCGGCGCGTGCCGTTGGCCCAGCCGCTGAATAAACAATTGGGCTGGGCCACCGCatgtggggggaaggagggagggggcccAGGCGGCAAAGCGAGCGCTGATTGGCTGAGTTGAAGCCGAGGCGGTaatgaaagagggaggggggctgTCGAGAAAGGGCGAGGGGGAGGGGTTCCCCGGGCTCCTcacagaagcggggggggggggcgcagcgcCTACCGCGAGCTTTCCTCTCAGGAGCCGCTTTCTGAGGCGGCGAGTTGGGTGGAGGGTCATGGCTGGGGGCGCTTCTTGGGAGACCCCTGCGAGGAGCAGCGAGGTGACAACGGCATGGCCACCACGAGTGAGCGGGGCGGGGGCAGCGGAGAATCGAGAAGCACCAGTCCTTCCTGCGAGACGGAGAGGACGTAGCGACCGCTTGGAGAATGCTGTCAGGCGGCGGGCTTCCGAACGAAGGGGGGCTTCCGTAGTACATGAATACAACAAACAAGACCTGCCAAATGCACGCCTAGTCGTATCCCACTTGCCAGGGAGCTGGGATTGCTCCAGTTCCCTGCCATGTGTGCAGCTGATGGCAAACTTGGATTTGCTACTGTGACAAGTGTGAAATGCCCCTCAGGAGCAGCAACCACAAATCTGAAACCAATTCAGGCATATGAAGATGCTTCACTTTGCATACCCCACCAAATATTCATGAGTGCATAGCTTTTTTATAAGGAAGAGCTCTGGTCAGATCTGCAAACATAATGTAAGGTTCATAAAAAGACGTGCCGGGATGTAGTGGCAAGATTTAAGTGCTAGCCCTGCATATGGCTGTTTAAAATGCAGCCCTCCGGGGATCTGCCTGGTCCTGAATgccaggccatgcccctcaccagccctggTCGTGCTCCTTTAAAGTGCTTTTGCCTAGTGCCTCCTCAAGGACTTTTGTaataatgcttcttcctttcctgGATGGAGAAATGTGAAGCCTCTTTTCCTAGACCCTTTTTGCTCCAaccccagtgctggatttagggtgATGCAGGCAGTTCCCCTGCAAAGGGCTCCAAGCTGAGGggacacaaaattgagaagatccataaccgAGAAGTTTCTTTGggagtgccaaattttggcctctcaCAGGGCTCCATATAACGAAAGATTAGCAAAGTCAGCCCCTATGCTTGCCCCACCAATCAatggcatgcagcccctggaaggtttCCTATGAGGGTCTGCAGCCTTTGGACCAAAAAAGATGCTCCATCCCTGTTAAATGTCAACAGTCCTGGGTACCAGCATTATACTTCTAGAAGCCTCTTCAACCAGACATCTTGGCTTTCTCTAGCTCTTATTTTTAACATAAGAATATTGATGCTGCTGAAAGCACTTAGACAGGTGCTGCGTTTTTATGCCCCCCTGCCCAGGCCTACCATCAGTTTCAGGGGGCAATTTTAGATCAAGAAAACAGCACAGAGGGCCATAGCATCCAGCTCACTTCACTGCATCTTGAGCAAATTGGTAAAGCCCATCAAGGAAATTTAAGTCAGATTCAATCAGAGGCCTCTTGTGTCCACATGTCGTGTGGCTCTAAGGCCCAATAATCCCCAATATATATTCCAGACTTAGATGTGCAATGAAATAAACCCCAAAGTGCATTACAATGACTCACCTTGGTATATTTGTATACAGCAATGAGTTTGTAGAAAAGTCCACTTAGTCCATGGCATGCCTGTTGATAGCGGCTAGCCTCTGCTCAATAGAAGCAACTGATGAGAGATTCCCACAACCTACTCAACCATAGGCAGACAACTTTATAAATATGCCCCATAATTGCATGTGTGCTCTTTTGAttaggtggggagggggctgttatTTCCCAAATATTTGGAAACAAAGCCTcttactgtgggaatgttcaggaatgtggatgaggagatattgtttaatatatcctatccccgcttgcgctagcaagcacaaaactttagcagagtaaaacattccccttttgcaaaatacacagcagaagaacgtttgcgcaggcttgatttaagccactaaaataaagtgtattttcctggtatttcccctttttccctcttaaaagaaaagacacaacacaatgctcttaaaagtataaaagatgtttacttacaagcatctcgaggtacagcacactcaagaggtagacttgcttagttaaaaggtaatatatacattgtgaagttcacttataagaagtgagactccatctcatctctctctctaggctggaggccttgagggagagactcactaagatgtgtgtagtccaagaggtctggtccaagagagggaaaatggctgtttccttcaggatttatctgccacttcctcaactcatttgcatgtgaaggaagaggaaactacgcttagtcatatcctcctcctcagtcctccaagtggactatctagggattgttgtgacttgactgcacttaaccctttgcatcccacaaaccccttctcaggcaattcacaacatacacaaaaacatacataaataactttaatcaaccacccaagagtcccagcttgccacgaagatcctggaacttctctcttggcaggggctttgttaggacatctgcagtcatctggtcagtgttgcagtaacacatttcaacaagtccatcctcgatcacctggcgtatgtagtggtacctgaccccaatgtgtttggtgcgtgcaaggaacttttcactttgtgtcagcttcatactgctctgattgtcctccatcaagctgacaggtcccgttcttggcacgccaaagtccttcaggagctgatccagccaggggatctctctgcaagcttccgaagccgcaatgtactcagattctgtggacgataaagctacacatttctgtttatagctgccccatgcaatagctccgtccccatacataaaaacatagccacttgtggatttataatccttattgtccccagcccaatccgcatcagtgtacccaagcagtttagggtctctgacagctggcagttttaatttacagtccatggttccctttagataacgaacaaccctcttaactccagcccaatcatgctcagtgggacaacttactttcctacttaggatccccactgcacttgccaggtcaggtctgcatgtggtaaccaaatacaaaagtttgccgaccgctgacctgtattgcgtgttgtttggcagcaacttcgaaccttgttgattcttcaagaagtctgtggccatcggtgtcgcaactgggtgtgcgtcctgcatctgcatgctttcaatcagttcagttatcttttgcctttggctgagtaagaacgatccatcctcttctctctcaacttgaattcccaagtagtatttcacttttccaagttccttgacctctacttccctgttgaggtgtttgactatgtctttatagtctttctcatttgacgtagaaattaaaaggtcgtcaacaaaggctaaaatgtacgaaaactgtccattcctttgtttggtgtacaagcacttatcagcagtcccttgcttgtacccaagctgcaccagcatctcatggagtttctggttccaagccctcgctgcttgcttcaaaccataaagtcctttctgcagcttgcacactagatgtgcctcatttggtttaatgaaacctttgggctgcttcatataaatctgctcagaaatttcgccgtgaagaaaggctgtcgcaatgtcaatatggtaaactgacatttgcttagatgctgcaatacttaaaagtagtctgacactgctgtatcgaactgtcggtgcaaacacttgatcgtaatcctctccatacttctgggaaaaaccttgtgccacaagcctagctttgtagcgttgcacctccccttctgaaccctttttaaccttgaacacccatttacttccaattgcttccttaccaggaggtagttctgtgagtgtccaggtcctgttccgatgaagtgcatctatctcctcctgagcagctttcctccagagactggcttcatctggtggcatcctctctatctcttcccatttggaaggttcctgtggagacgccgaccttgtaaggtaggacagccgtaatggtggaacacctctgttggttctggatgagcgtctgacctctggtctttcgaccgcatcagcttcctcatcctcctccagcagtggcatatccccatacagctgctcgtcatcatcttcgtctctggtgctgccaggggcctggacctccacgtcttctcgggtgtcacctatagggggtgctacgacactagaagttggattagtactttgtattggttcaaaaggaaaaatcacaaattcctcatcctgtggctccttggaacaatcaatggcagtgtcctttgtatcaactttgccttgctcatcgaagtaaattacatgctgcgaacttgtcttgccagtttgcggatccaagactctatatccttttcctccagaagcgtacccaactaggatccctgccttcgctctggaatcaagtttgtgtctgtgctccttgggcacatgatagtagcacaaacttccaaatacacgtatatgtgacaaatttggggcttttccatgccaaagttcaaatggtgtgcgctctgcgccttttgtgggcagtctgttctgaagatagactgagcaacgagccgcttcaccccacagcctgtgtgacaagttagcttcctttagcatgcaccttgtcatttccaaaatggatctaaatttcctctctgcaattgagttttgttggggtgtgtaggcaactgtggtcacgtgtgatatgccttctctagccatgacggcctgcatctcatgtgaacaaaattccccaccattatcggacattaaaatggaaggggctcgctggaacttgttcttgaccatgttaagatagtccctgaacaattccactgtctcactcttctccttgataaagtaggctacgcagaatctcgagaaatcgtccaaaaatatcaaaatatatttattacctcctagagaagacacattcattggtccacatagatctgtatggacaatgtccaatactttagtgcttctcttctctgcacaacgtgggaaagaaggtttagttgctttctcactaacacaagttatacattttgatgttggtgtatttgtgttgctttgctttacctgcagacctctcacaagatcacctttctgtagttccagaataacgttggtgtctctgtgtccaagtctcttgtgccagagttccagacttccttcatccttttgacttggttgcgccacctttgcagactggttctgctggttctctgaaacattaagctcatatacaccatcctttagtgtgccttgaacataaacttcatcatgcttagtcacaatacattgtcctttttcaaatgtaattttaaaacctttcctgtccaaactggacacgctgagtaagttgcaattaagctttggtgcaaacttaacttcagttatcttagtattaattgtttcatgatctacgttgaatttcaaattcacagttcctgaaccaattgcctttacaatgttgccatcagcaatctcaatttcagaggtttcatccccattaatctcattaaaatactccttttcataacagaaatgagaactcgctccactgtcaagaatccacttattgcgcttattttcacaatcctggacagctaaactcctctcctgcatcaacatggtttgctcatgactccccttcttaacaccttgtggttttgaggggtgggattcaactttatccccattttgactcttgcagttccttgctatgtggtttttcccattgcatttaaaacaaattatttctctagatgtctgtctggactttccaaaatgcttggatgcatagctgctatccttcctccttggattcctttcttgagaatcaaggctatctctgcattcctctcttaaatggttgataagctcattaaaagttaaatcctttgtgtgatccattatacttttaaatggagcaaacgtaggtcccaatgatgcaagcataaacgttactttagtcacatcatcaaaggctctgggagtaagggcaattctttgaacaatctcagaaaaattcttaaaatgctctgtaaactcttctctagaattcatcttcaacttgagtaacttatccaacaagtatctataggaactctctgtagattgtgcataaatgcgttcaatgtcctctaggatcttagatgcatcatcttcaaaatttatcattgatagatgctcattcctcaaactgctcaaaattatgtgcttggcttcatcatttttaatactccaagcttctatcttagctaaagcttctgcatcggttcctgtaggcttttcttccttaatggcctgcagaacacgcctagcagcaagataaactaaaacgcgctgcttccactgcacaaaattattgtcatccagcagcataaaacttggtcttgcctcactatcaaaactggagcttgccatcttaaaacttcaaaaatttccaaaattcaaaaatctttcaaaaatcaaattcaaaatctcaaaaatatcttcactacctctgagctttctcagtgctgtaaactctgagggaggggaggggtagttaatcccccaagcacactgcagaacaaagagaccatgtgctcaaccaggaaatcctaactggaaaaatcctacagagttcaaaatcacaatccaaatcaatccttcaaaaatacacaaaatacgcaactctgggccgcaataaccctttgtgggaatgttcaggaatgtggatgaggagatattgtttaatatatcctatccccgcttgcgctagcaagcacaaaactttagcagagtaaaacattccccttttgcaaaatacacagcagaagaacgtttgcgcaggcttgatttaagccactaaaataaagtgtattttcctggtatttcccctttttccctcttaaaagaaaagacacaacacaatgctcttaaaagtataaaagatgtttacttacaagcatctcgaggtacagcacactcaagaggtagacttgcttagttaaaaggtaatatatacattgtgaagttcacttataagaagtgagactccatctcatctctctctctaggctggaggccttgagggagagactcactaagatgtgtgtagtccaagaggtctggtccaagagagggaaaatggctgtttccttcaggatttatctgccacttcctcaactcatttgcatgtgaaggaagaggaaactacgcttagtcatatcctcctcctcagtcctccaagtggactatctagggattgttgtgacttgactgcacttaaccctttgcatcccacacttACAACGCACCTGTCTTGCCCAGAATGGTCATCTCTGATTGAGAAGGTGTTTCAAGCCCAGCTTTTCATGGCAGGGACAGCTAGAGGTTTAAGGCAACCTGGGCCATGTGATGTTTGATTGGTGAAGGCCCCATGAAACTCTTTCTATCCTCAACCACCCAGCCAcccacctgccttcttacttagtCCAggccagctgtgtgtgtgtgtgtggcactggCTGTTagcttctttcttttccataGTCTGAAAACTAGGAACTCAGCCCtggtagaactcaacagggaggagaaTAGTGCctgtccttgcccccccccatgctccgttctaaatcatagttgcggCGCCCCCTGTGCCGCTCAGTGCCCAGTGTGACCGAAccagttgtgctcccctaaatccgcctctgagaaccactgccaataagtgtagacaatactgagtgagatggatCAGCAGTTTAACTCAAAATGGTAGCTTTCTGGGTTCCTAGACTATCATCATCCttggcccattggccatgctagttgagAGGAGCTGGAATCCAATAACAGCTGGGGAGCTTCAGGTTTCTGCCCCTGCCACAAATGAAAGTGTCTAAAAAAGGGCAAGAAACAGCAAGCCATTGGTACATGGGACCCAGTAGGTCCATGCCTCCCCTGCATGACCATAACGGAGGCAGGTCTACCCAGGGATGTTTTGTTCCTGGAGAAAATGCAACATTAGTTTTATCAGCCAGGTGAGGTTTCTAAACTTCTACATTGCTCCGGATCTCTTGTAGGCTTTGCTTAATGATACATTTTAATGATACACcttcaccttctctctctctctctctctctctctctctctctctctctctctctctctctctctctctctctcacacacacacacacacacacacacacacacacacagagcttatGAATTAGTTTTGTTATCAGGCTTTCTTCTCAAATTACTGATCGGAGTAAAATAGCTATTGAAGTGAAGAGTTATAGGTACCAaatgtgatttctctctctcacacagcctCCTTTCACTAGATCTGCACCTGCAGTTAAGAGTCCTCAATTTCcccataataataaatattcctTTTCTGCTCCCCTTCAAGAAACTCCCGTCATTATTTTGCCCTTGTTTTCTGGTTGTGAACTGCAGGCAGCCACAGGCCCGGGGTCTTTTGACGTTCCTCCCACTCCcctctccatttttctttttaaaaactttcctctgcttaaaaaaaaccaatattgCTTTAAAGCTTTCCCCGGCGTGCGCGATGATAAAATGCCCGTCCTTTGGAGAAGCATAAC encodes:
- the ASCL1 gene encoding achaete-scute homolog 1 encodes the protein MASASPTKMDSIASQPPPTAPFLQPACFFAAAAAAAAVAASQSVQQQQQQQQQQQQQQQQQQQQQQLSPASAGHPQHQSSPGGVKAPVAAAPKPLSQPQVKRPRSSSPELMRCKRRLNFSGFGYSLPQQQPAAVARRNERERNRVKLVNLGFATLREHVPNGAANKKMSKVETLRSAVEYIRALQQLLDEHDAVSAAFQAGVLSPTISPNYPNDMNSMAGSPVSSYSSDEGSYDPLSPEEQELLDFTNWF